The proteins below are encoded in one region of Hyalangium ruber:
- a CDS encoding LysR family transcriptional regulator has product MDWELLRTFEAVARLRSLTAASKALGVSQSTISRHLTRLEACADSPLLLREAPQRLTERGASLLAAVRPMVDAALAARSALEDTSELSGEVTLTTVGEMVRWELAPRLPEFYRAYPHLRLRILAENRVSSLAAGDADVALRMFRPERGELVARKVFSVSYAFFAASSLELHPGVPWMGLTGSLAGIAEQRYAERAFATRPARLLVEDVESLGLAVKAGLGVALLPRGLAERLDDVVEVAPQRIGVRGGERIPSRDLWMVVHRAKQHVPRVRALMRWLKG; this is encoded by the coding sequence ATGGATTGGGAGCTGTTACGCACGTTCGAGGCGGTGGCTCGCCTCAGGAGCCTGACGGCCGCATCGAAGGCACTGGGCGTGAGCCAGTCGACCATCAGCAGACACCTGACCCGGCTGGAAGCGTGCGCCGATTCTCCGTTGCTGCTGCGCGAGGCCCCGCAGCGACTGACGGAGCGTGGGGCTTCGTTGCTGGCGGCGGTGCGGCCCATGGTGGATGCCGCGTTGGCGGCACGGTCCGCACTGGAAGACACGTCGGAGCTCAGCGGTGAGGTCACACTGACCACCGTTGGCGAGATGGTGCGTTGGGAACTGGCCCCCCGCCTGCCGGAGTTCTACCGGGCCTATCCCCACCTGCGCCTGCGCATCCTGGCGGAAAACCGGGTCAGCAGCCTCGCCGCCGGCGACGCCGACGTGGCGCTCCGGATGTTCCGCCCCGAGCGTGGCGAGCTCGTCGCACGGAAGGTGTTCTCGGTGTCCTACGCGTTCTTCGCGGCCTCTTCGCTCGAGCTCCACCCCGGGGTTCCGTGGATGGGCCTGACAGGCTCACTGGCGGGCATCGCCGAGCAGCGCTACGCCGAACGCGCCTTCGCCACCCGCCCCGCTCGACTGCTCGTCGAGGATGTCGAGTCTCTCGGGCTCGCGGTCAAAGCCGGCCTGGGCGTGGCCCTCCTGCCCCGAGGTCTCGCCGAGCGGCTCGATGATGTCGTGGAGGTGGCTCCGCAGCGGATCGGCGTGAGGGGCGGCGAGCGCATCCCCTCGCGAGACCTCTGGATGGTGGTCCATCGCGCGAAGCAACACGTGCCCAGGGTGCGAGCATTGATGCGCTGGCTCAAGGGGTGA